In Azotosporobacter soli, one DNA window encodes the following:
- a CDS encoding zinc ribbon domain-containing protein yields MNSQSVLSFQLKKEQLFALRQIPLNALSPFTLDALPLPLSVETRSLSLRPDFQAALAILAQPRLRLEYRQATGDPSWRSITAYGSPGNGNQAFVVLLPSPEENLTLLYFASAADYIAWWLQNFARVALTAQPALSAHAFGLPTLLCLLQTVDSYRRLELEALLRYETADAFALSEETLRSHLHAAWSKQDFRWLSIALLALTPGLPQTEPQLSEQAFQTAFELGFLSSHSKATLQLGPQGQRLCRELQRSLLAPLGCEAMTLGENGLSSLARFFFLASQESNHLFSFSPASAAQLTFRHQALTCAALEENMTAWLAALCTAAANTEAAAAPLPITNRILCKTCGHLGNVGAKFCINCGSFLEKNPK; encoded by the coding sequence ATGAATTCACAATCCGTTCTGTCCTTTCAGCTCAAGAAAGAGCAGCTTTTCGCACTGCGCCAGATTCCCTTAAATGCACTCTCGCCGTTCACGCTCGACGCTTTGCCGCTTCCTCTGTCCGTTGAAACGCGTTCCCTTTCCCTGCGCCCGGATTTTCAAGCCGCGCTGGCGATTCTGGCACAGCCGCGTTTGCGTCTCGAATATCGCCAGGCCACAGGCGATCCAAGCTGGCGTTCGATAACGGCCTACGGCAGTCCCGGCAACGGCAATCAAGCCTTCGTCGTCCTTTTGCCTTCGCCGGAAGAAAATCTGACGCTGCTCTATTTCGCAAGCGCTGCCGATTACATAGCCTGGTGGCTGCAAAATTTCGCTCGCGTTGCACTCACTGCGCAGCCCGCGCTCAGCGCGCATGCGTTTGGCCTGCCGACGCTGCTTTGCCTTTTGCAAACCGTAGACAGCTACCGGCGTCTCGAACTCGAAGCTTTGCTGCGCTATGAAACGGCCGACGCTTTTGCCCTCAGTGAGGAAACGCTGCGCAGCCATTTGCATGCCGCTTGGAGCAAGCAGGACTTTCGCTGGCTGAGCATCGCCTTGCTGGCGCTGACGCCCGGTTTGCCGCAAACAGAACCGCAGTTATCCGAACAAGCCTTTCAAACGGCGTTCGAACTGGGTTTCCTCTCTTCGCACAGCAAGGCTACGCTGCAGCTCGGCCCGCAAGGTCAGCGCCTGTGCCGCGAACTGCAGCGCTCCCTTCTCGCGCCGCTCGGCTGCGAAGCGATGACGCTCGGCGAAAACGGTCTTTCCAGTCTCGCGCGTTTCTTTTTTCTTGCCAGTCAGGAAAGCAACCATCTTTTCTCGTTTTCACCCGCCAGCGCTGCACAGCTCACCTTCCGACATCAAGCCCTGACCTGCGCGGCTTTAGAGGAAAACATGACGGCTTGGCTTGCCGCTCTTTGCACGGCCGCCGCCAATACGGAGGCCGCAGCCGCACCTTTGCCCATAACAAACCGCATTCTCTGCAAGACCTGCGGCCATTTGGGCAACGTCGGCGCAAAATTTTGCATCAATTGCGGTTCTTTTTTAGAAAAAAATCCGAAATAG
- a CDS encoding ABC transporter ATP-binding protein: MSSRAVVVEAKGLRKRYGGLEALKGISFSIQAGECFGFLGHNGAGKSTTMRMIYGLSKLEEGELTVLGSAVNGLTSAAVKGRLGIVPQEDNLDPDLTVLDNLIAYGGYFGLKASEAKQRGLALLDFMGIGEKRDAPVETLSGGNKRRLVIARALINKPELLILDEPTTGLDPQGRRLVWQKLRRLKEEGVTMILTTHYMEEAEQLCDRLVLMNDGEILAEGTPEDLVSKQVDPCVIEVRAPLESLPERIEEAVLSIGGRPVYLAEGLFIFAKDGIKVWRELESIGLPQANCYMRAANLEDVFLQLTGRREEG; the protein is encoded by the coding sequence ATGAGCAGCAGAGCGGTGGTAGTGGAAGCCAAAGGATTGCGCAAAAGATATGGCGGACTGGAAGCGCTAAAAGGCATTTCGTTTTCGATTCAGGCGGGCGAATGTTTCGGCTTCCTGGGACATAACGGCGCGGGAAAATCGACGACGATGCGGATGATCTACGGTTTGTCGAAACTGGAAGAGGGCGAACTGACGGTGCTCGGAAGCGCGGTAAACGGATTGACTTCGGCTGCGGTGAAGGGCAGATTGGGGATTGTGCCGCAGGAAGATAACCTGGATCCGGATCTGACGGTGCTGGATAATTTGATCGCTTATGGCGGTTATTTTGGGTTGAAGGCCAGCGAAGCAAAACAGCGCGGCCTGGCCTTGCTCGACTTTATGGGAATCGGCGAGAAGCGCGACGCGCCGGTGGAAACGCTGTCCGGAGGCAATAAGCGGCGTCTGGTCATCGCGCGCGCGCTGATCAATAAGCCGGAATTGCTGATTCTCGATGAACCGACGACCGGACTCGATCCGCAGGGAAGAAGGCTTGTCTGGCAGAAGCTGCGCCGCCTTAAAGAAGAGGGCGTCACGATGATCCTGACGACGCATTACATGGAAGAGGCGGAGCAGCTTTGTGATCGACTCGTTTTGATGAACGACGGCGAGATTCTGGCCGAAGGAACGCCGGAGGATTTGGTCAGCAAACAGGTCGACCCGTGCGTCATCGAGGTCAGGGCGCCGCTCGAAAGTCTGCCGGAACGGATTGAAGAAGCGGTGCTTTCGATTGGCGGTCGTCCGGTTTATCTGGCGGAAGGACTGTTTATCTTTGCCAAAGACGGCATTAAAGTCTGGCGGGAATTGGAATCGATCGGCTTGCCGCAGGCGAATTGCTATATGCGCGCGGCCAACTTAGAAGATGTGTTCCTGCAATTGACCGGCAGGCGAGAGGAGGGGTAG
- a CDS encoding ABC transporter permease — MVALAILRRHMIVFRRNWWSNVMMNFLEPFMYLSAMGFGLGAFVQEMDGMSYVQFMAPGMVGASAMWAATFECTYASFIRLHFQKTFHAILAGPATIGDIVLGEVLFGMVKSVVFGMIIMLVIGVLGQLQSVWSLLIPLFLLLPGAVFSLLALSYTAWVGHIDYMNYYITLVITPMYLISGIFFPANTLPLWLQYLNWFNPLFHSVEVCRALATGRISADLWLHALVLALGTLLFCRLPVRLLEKKIIS, encoded by the coding sequence ATGGTCGCGCTTGCGATTTTACGACGCCATATGATCGTTTTTCGGCGCAATTGGTGGTCGAATGTGATGATGAACTTTTTGGAGCCGTTCATGTATCTCTCGGCGATGGGCTTTGGTCTCGGCGCGTTTGTACAGGAAATGGACGGCATGAGTTATGTGCAGTTCATGGCGCCGGGCATGGTTGGCGCGTCGGCGATGTGGGCGGCCACGTTCGAATGCACATATGCCAGCTTTATCCGGCTGCATTTTCAAAAGACGTTTCATGCGATCCTGGCCGGCCCGGCTACGATCGGCGATATCGTGCTCGGCGAAGTGCTGTTCGGGATGGTGAAAAGCGTGGTCTTCGGCATGATCATTATGCTGGTGATCGGCGTATTGGGGCAGCTTCAGTCGGTCTGGAGTCTCTTGATACCGCTCTTTTTACTCTTGCCGGGCGCGGTGTTCTCCCTTCTGGCCCTGTCCTATACGGCGTGGGTAGGCCATATCGATTATATGAATTATTATATTACGCTGGTGATTACGCCGATGTATCTGATTTCGGGCATTTTTTTCCCGGCCAATACATTGCCGCTCTGGCTGCAGTATCTGAATTGGTTCAATCCTCTTTTTCACAGCGTGGAGGTATGCCGGGCGCTGGCGACGGGACGAATCAGCGCTGATCTCTGGCTGCACGCGCTGGTCTTGGCGCTCGGAACGCTTCTCTTTTGCCGTTTGCCGGTCCGTCTTTTGGAAAAGAAAATCATCAGCTAA